The following proteins are encoded in a genomic region of Syntrophorhabdaceae bacterium:
- a CDS encoding tetratricopeptide repeat protein: protein MRTNTVFLKVFVPVVLTAFLFSCAGAFISPAVRADFETGLALFNQGKFTEALPLFEKATAAEPDYYEAQLYLGRTYLSMKNFAKAIPSLRAAYRLSPQDFKGQIVDILIDALLGAAFAEVKKGNYEDSLSYLRELMSVEPRAAKVKEEISSALVAVAMSLFMKGEVRDAVKLFSDAIKENPDNARAYLGLARALLKTGAIPDAIDAARKALSLDPTSSEAFNVMKDIMR, encoded by the coding sequence ATGCGCACGAATACGGTATTTTTGAAGGTTTTCGTTCCTGTCGTGTTGACCGCCTTTCTCTTTTCCTGTGCAGGGGCTTTCATAAGTCCGGCGGTGCGCGCCGACTTCGAGACTGGTCTTGCCCTCTTTAACCAGGGAAAGTTCACTGAGGCTCTCCCGCTGTTTGAGAAGGCGACGGCGGCCGAGCCGGATTACTACGAGGCACAGCTCTACCTCGGCAGAACGTACCTCAGCATGAAGAACTTCGCGAAGGCTATCCCTTCCCTGCGGGCGGCATACCGGCTTTCGCCGCAGGATTTCAAGGGTCAGATCGTTGATATCCTCATAGACGCCCTTCTTGGGGCGGCCTTCGCGGAGGTCAAAAAGGGCAACTATGAAGACTCCCTGTCGTACCTGCGGGAGCTCATGTCCGTGGAGCCCAGGGCGGCGAAGGTCAAGGAAGAGATCTCAAGCGCGCTCGTGGCAGTGGCGATGTCCCTTTTCATGAAAGGAGAGGTCCGCGATGCGGTAAAGCTCTTCAGTGATGCCATCAAGGAGAACCCCGACAACGCAAGGGCCTACCTGGGCCTTGCAAGGGCTCTCCTGAAAACCGGTGCCATCCCTGACGCGATAGACGCGGCCCGAAAAGCGCTTTCCCTCGATCCCACGAGCAGCGAGGCGTTCAACGTGATGAAGGATATTATGAGATAA
- a CDS encoding KUP/HAK/KT family potassium transporter, with product MENNDISARKPGRRQRVIDDLRAVIKSLGLVFGDIGTSPIYTLTIIFLLLKPTVDNVMGVLSLIIWTLVILVSVEYAWLAMSLGEKGEGGTIILRGKLIRLLRSGRGAVFVTILAFIGISLLVGDGVITPAISILSAVEGILLIPGFQETRQTTLILIAGAIAIVLFGFQRKGTEKVAGAFGPLMLLWFMALAISGVVSIIQFPSVWKAINPWYAVTFLYKNGVAGFFVLSEVILCATGAETLYADMGHLGRKPIIRAWYFVFFALLLNYLGQGAFILNNPAQSTTILFGMMFHQSLLLYIPFLVLSILATIIASQAIISGMFSIVYQGINTRLMPMFRVEYTSPELRSQVYIGFVNWFLLLSVLFIMFEFRESKQLAAAYGLAVTGDMTITGILITSIFWLRKEYGKALIAFLVTLVDVTFLVSNVYKIPHGGYWSLIIAAVPLAMILIYTAGQRKLYRNIRPLRLDIFLHSYNEVYQAVNRIKGTALFFARNSHRIPAYIVHTMFMNNIIYEENILVSIVTLDEPFGLKSCFKEDLAPGLRSFEIQMGYMEVVDIGLILEDAGITNEKGIFYGLEEIYTRNFLWKMFSIMKKLALPFVQFHDLPSNKLHGVTTRIEI from the coding sequence ATGGAAAACAACGATATCTCGGCGCGAAAACCCGGTCGCCGGCAGCGGGTTATCGATGACCTGCGGGCGGTGATAAAATCCCTTGGGCTTGTTTTCGGTGACATCGGCACAAGCCCCATCTATACCCTTACCATTATCTTCCTCCTCCTGAAACCCACCGTCGATAACGTTATGGGTGTACTTTCCCTTATAATATGGACCCTTGTGATCCTGGTCTCCGTCGAGTACGCATGGCTCGCCATGAGCCTCGGCGAAAAAGGCGAGGGAGGGACGATCATTCTCCGGGGCAAACTGATCCGTCTCTTGAGGTCAGGGAGAGGGGCGGTCTTTGTCACCATACTCGCCTTCATCGGCATATCCCTGCTTGTCGGCGACGGCGTCATCACTCCCGCAATAAGCATCCTCAGCGCCGTCGAAGGCATCCTCCTTATTCCCGGATTCCAGGAGACGAGGCAGACCACCCTCATCCTGATAGCGGGGGCGATCGCCATAGTGCTCTTCGGATTTCAGAGGAAGGGCACGGAAAAGGTCGCCGGGGCATTCGGGCCCCTCATGCTCTTGTGGTTCATGGCCCTTGCCATTTCCGGCGTGGTATCCATCATCCAGTTCCCCTCCGTTTGGAAGGCTATCAACCCCTGGTATGCCGTCACGTTCCTTTACAAGAACGGGGTCGCAGGGTTCTTTGTATTGTCCGAGGTGATCCTCTGTGCCACGGGAGCAGAAACCCTCTATGCCGATATGGGGCACCTGGGGAGAAAACCCATCATCCGGGCATGGTATTTCGTCTTTTTTGCCCTTCTCCTCAACTACCTCGGACAGGGCGCTTTCATATTGAACAACCCCGCTCAATCGACGACCATCCTTTTCGGCATGATGTTCCACCAATCTCTCCTGCTCTACATACCCTTTCTCGTCCTCAGCATACTGGCAACCATCATCGCATCCCAGGCGATAATCAGCGGCATGTTCTCCATTGTCTACCAGGGCATCAATACACGGCTGATGCCCATGTTCAGGGTAGAATATACGTCACCGGAGCTGAGGTCCCAAGTATATATAGGTTTCGTCAACTGGTTCCTGCTCCTCTCGGTGCTCTTCATCATGTTCGAGTTCAGGGAATCCAAGCAGCTAGCGGCCGCATACGGCCTTGCAGTGACCGGCGACATGACGATAACGGGAATTCTCATTACCTCCATATTCTGGCTGCGAAAGGAGTACGGGAAAGCCCTGATAGCCTTTCTCGTGACACTTGTCGACGTCACCTTCCTGGTCTCCAACGTATATAAGATCCCTCACGGCGGCTACTGGTCCCTGATCATCGCTGCCGTTCCCCTTGCCATGATCCTCATCTACACAGCCGGCCAGAGAAAACTCTACCGGAACATCCGCCCTCTCAGACTGGACATCTTCCTCCACAGCTACAACGAGGTATATCAGGCCGTCAACAGGATAAAAGGAACCGCGCTCTTCTTTGCCCGCAATTCCCACAGGATCCCCGCCTATATCGTGCACACCATGTTCATGAACAATATAATCTACGAGGAGAATATCCTCGTCTCCATCGTCACCCTCGACGAACCCTTCGGACTGAAGAGCTGCTTCAAAGAGGACCTTGCCCCGGGCTTGAGGTCATTTGAAATACAAATGGGGTACATGGAGGTGGTCGATATAGGCCTGATATTGGAGGACGCCGGGATCACGAATGAAAAGGGGATATTCTATGGATTGGAAGAGATCTACACGCGAAACTTTTTGTGGAAAATGTTCTCCATAATGAAAAAACTGGCCCTGCCCTTCGTCCAGTTCCACGATCTCCCCTCCAACAAACTCCACGGCGTCACCACAAGGATAGAGATATAG
- the tsaA gene encoding tRNA (N6-threonylcarbamoyladenosine(37)-N6)-methyltransferase TrmO codes for MNDTGMEFVVRPIGVIHSPFRTKEEAPIQGRFRPDAVGSIEIYEEYEKGLKDIEGFSHIFLIYPFDRAGRVELVRPVLLDDEPHGIFACRYPARPNCLGLTIVELLGRDSGRLKVAGIDVLDGTPLLDIKPYVARFDCFPHASEGWFEGKKDRPKPPGIE; via the coding sequence ATGAACGACACAGGCATGGAGTTTGTGGTAAGGCCGATCGGGGTCATCCACTCTCCCTTCAGGACAAAAGAGGAAGCACCGATACAGGGAAGATTCCGGCCCGACGCGGTTGGGTCGATAGAGATCTACGAGGAGTATGAAAAAGGGCTCAAGGATATCGAGGGATTCTCCCATATATTCCTTATCTATCCCTTCGACAGGGCGGGTCGGGTTGAACTGGTGCGGCCCGTGCTGCTCGACGACGAACCCCACGGGATATTCGCGTGCCGCTACCCTGCGCGGCCCAACTGCCTCGGGCTCACCATCGTGGAACTTCTCGGCAGGGATTCCGGCAGGCTAAAGGTTGCCGGCATAGATGTCCTCGATGGCACTCCCCTCCTTGACATCAAACCCTATGTCGCCCGCTTCGATTGCTTTCCCCATGCCAGCGAGGGATGGTTCGAAGGCAAAAAGGACAGGCCAAAACCTCCCGGCATCGAGTAG
- a CDS encoding heavy metal translocating P-type ATPase — translation MPERIELPITGMNCAACAARIERELNKMDSVQEARVNFPLKKAVILPKTDMELKQVISLIRDIGYDVDMESDVTARARKEEAGLRKDFTWAVSLSVPIMVFSMWMVLPYNNFVLLALTIPVQFYFGLRFHTSAIINLKHFTADMNTLISVGTSAAFFYSVFVTFFPHIISATGVSTMTYFDSSAMIISLILLGRYFESKAKTRTYAAIKLLYELSPKECVLLKNGVETRVPTDSLEVGDRVLVRPGEKVPVDGVVFQGSTYVDESMLTGESMPVHKNPDDEVIGGTINGRGSITVTTTRIGSDTVLARVIRLVEEAQFTKAPVQRLADRVAGVFVPIVILVGIGAFVVWFFIGPEPRITNAVLSFVSVLIIACPCALGLATPTAIMVATGAGAKRGILIKSAEALELTNKTRNVLFDKTGTLTEGVIVLAGIVPLGGVDEKAILRIAFNLEKQSEHPFSEALRKKARESDIPSIDVAAFEAVVGRGIKGEMEGVVYRMGNRTFYEEEGRSLDDTTMRLYEEKEGSAASPVLLWSDTGLLAILTFSDTVREEAADVIRELREMGIEPVMITGDSQNGAKTISERIGIDRYFHRVLPDRKAAIVEDFKKSGVTIMVGDGINDAPSLAAADIGVAMGKGTDIAIESADVVLMKGQLSRLVSLIKLSRKTLRVIRQNLFWAFIYNTLGIPIAFGVLYPFFGIRMEPVFGAAAMVISSISVVSNSLRLKFFRD, via the coding sequence ATGCCTGAAAGGATAGAGCTTCCCATCACCGGCATGAATTGTGCCGCCTGTGCCGCGCGGATAGAGAGAGAACTCAACAAGATGGACAGCGTCCAGGAGGCGCGTGTCAATTTCCCTCTGAAAAAGGCGGTCATTCTCCCGAAGACCGACATGGAATTGAAACAGGTTATTTCCCTCATCCGCGATATCGGGTATGACGTGGACATGGAATCGGACGTTACGGCGCGGGCGCGAAAGGAAGAGGCCGGACTGAGGAAGGATTTCACCTGGGCTGTATCGCTGAGCGTCCCCATCATGGTCTTCTCCATGTGGATGGTCCTGCCATACAACAACTTTGTGCTTCTCGCGCTGACCATCCCCGTCCAGTTCTATTTCGGCCTCCGCTTCCACACATCGGCCATCATTAACCTTAAACATTTTACCGCCGATATGAACACCCTCATCTCCGTGGGCACATCGGCGGCATTCTTCTACAGTGTATTCGTCACCTTTTTCCCCCATATAATAAGCGCCACCGGCGTATCGACGATGACCTATTTCGACTCCAGCGCCATGATCATCTCCCTCATTCTCCTCGGCAGATATTTCGAATCCAAGGCGAAGACACGGACCTATGCCGCCATAAAGCTGCTCTACGAACTCTCGCCGAAGGAATGCGTGCTCCTTAAGAATGGCGTCGAAACACGGGTGCCCACGGATTCCCTGGAGGTTGGCGACAGGGTCCTTGTACGGCCCGGAGAAAAGGTCCCTGTCGACGGCGTAGTATTCCAGGGCTCCACGTATGTCGATGAATCCATGCTCACAGGCGAAAGCATGCCCGTGCATAAGAACCCCGATGACGAGGTCATAGGAGGAACGATCAACGGCAGGGGCTCGATCACGGTCACCACCACCAGAATAGGTTCCGATACGGTCCTCGCCAGGGTCATACGCCTCGTCGAGGAAGCACAGTTCACCAAGGCCCCCGTACAGCGCCTCGCGGACAGGGTGGCCGGCGTCTTCGTTCCCATTGTCATCCTCGTCGGCATCGGCGCCTTTGTTGTATGGTTCTTCATCGGTCCCGAACCGAGGATAACCAACGCCGTCCTCTCCTTTGTGAGCGTCCTCATCATCGCGTGCCCCTGTGCACTGGGGCTTGCAACCCCCACTGCCATCATGGTCGCCACCGGAGCCGGGGCCAAGAGGGGAATTCTCATAAAGAGCGCCGAGGCGCTGGAACTGACAAACAAGACAAGAAATGTGCTCTTCGATAAGACAGGCACCCTCACGGAAGGCGTCATTGTCCTTGCCGGGATCGTTCCCCTTGGCGGGGTCGACGAGAAGGCGATCCTCCGTATCGCCTTCAACCTGGAGAAACAGTCGGAACACCCCTTTTCCGAGGCCCTCAGGAAAAAGGCACGGGAATCGGACATCCCCTCCATCGACGTCGCAGCCTTCGAGGCCGTTGTCGGCAGGGGCATCAAAGGGGAGATGGAAGGAGTTGTCTACCGGATGGGGAACAGGACCTTCTACGAGGAGGAAGGGCGCAGTCTCGACGACACGACGATGCGCCTCTACGAGGAAAAGGAAGGATCAGCCGCTTCACCCGTCCTTCTGTGGAGCGACACGGGCCTTCTGGCAATCCTCACCTTCAGCGACACCGTCAGGGAAGAGGCGGCCGATGTCATAAGGGAGCTCCGGGAGATGGGCATAGAACCCGTCATGATCACGGGTGACAGCCAGAACGGGGCAAAGACGATAAGCGAACGCATCGGCATCGACCGTTATTTCCACCGCGTCCTCCCTGACAGGAAGGCGGCCATAGTCGAGGATTTCAAGAAGAGCGGGGTAACCATCATGGTGGGGGACGGCATCAACGACGCCCCCTCCCTCGCGGCGGCCGACATCGGCGTCGCCATGGGAAAAGGCACGGATATCGCCATCGAGTCGGCGGACGTGGTGCTCATGAAAGGCCAGTTGTCCCGACTGGTCAGTCTCATCAAGCTTTCCCGGAAGACCCTGCGCGTCATCAGGCAAAATCTTTTCTGGGCGTTCATCTACAACACCCTGGGAATCCCCATTGCCTTCGGCGTTCTCTACCCCTTTTTCGGCATAAGAATGGAACCCGTCTTCGGCGCGGCCGCGATGGTCATAAGCTCGATATCGGTCGTGAGCAATTCGCTGAGATTAAAATTTTTCAGAGATTAA
- a CDS encoding PAS domain S-box protein codes for MMLSLPEGPEIIVAQCMDRLKRLTGHHRANLKESESMAGSLVRALADSMETGHPGKFMDSVDGLRRSGATSKGAASLPGIIAVMEEIAMEWRLDAPETRFLWGLFRDARGRCAANRSKGREAKAPGFAESLRVLKKEIRERRRAEKELRESEHKFRDIAELTPQVIFEQNADGIVTFANKQGLELFGYTEEDLREGRVRGMDLFPADEHDALRENLARTIAGKRERAGYEYTALRKDGSTFPAIIYTTAIFRDAVFSGFRGILVDISELRSADRELRERERRFRDLAESMPQVIFEMDEKGTITFANKQAFTIFGYDEEDLGSVNAFSLFTNDEIPRLRLNLQKIADGGPSTGNEYSAVRKDGSSFPVIIHVARVMKEDRVTGFRGIIVDITERKHGEDKLRASERKFRDIAELTPQVIFEIDTKGSIIFVNKLAYEFFGYKDTDLPAGFNCFDHMLPEDLPRAMENLQKVARGGASIGNEYAAVKKDGTVFPVIIYATRIMDEGRLTGYRGIIIDITERKKAEEELRRTHKELDDRNSFLNALLSAIPTPVFYKDKEGHYLGCNQAFTDQMGFTSDAMKGKTVTDLWSEHADVSRRRDHMVMETGQPQVYERVIRDKNGNRRSAIFTKNVYCYADGSVAGIVCSFMDVTQQKKAQQSLEESEKMYRTFFDSTTDFVFLKDDKLNYILVNKLYLDFFGKGEPEVLGSSDFTLMPIEGAASRHRTDLEALVSDSVVVSREVMGDRVYETLKFPVEIARGKVGVGGFIRDITERTKVEEALKQGEKRLRQIIDLVPHFIFAKDVDGRFILANKAVADTYGTTVEGLIGKGDARFTPTEEQVRHFRSDDMEVIARGTRKHIPEEPITDSQGNVRYIQTVKIPFTFSGTQTPALLGVSVDITERKTAEQALKESEERWQFALEGAGDGLWDWNILTGKVYFSRQWKEMIGFADDEIGDSIDEWRVRLHPDDRDDVYTKLRSHLEGESPVYISQYRFLCKDGTYKWILDRGKIMTWSEDGKPLRIIGTHMDITEHKKTEERLRLDESRTEALLKINQMGNQPLDEITSFTLEESIRLTKSELGYLAFLNDDESVLTMHSWSKKTMEECLIQNRPIIYPLETTGLWGDPVRRRMQLITNDYDEPGLARRGCPEGHVKVKRHLGVPIFDGERIVAVIGVGNKEEEYGETDINQLKLMAQGTVRLLKQKAAQEALSVSESRLRAIIDSAKDAIFIKDTDQRYIVANRAMSELFGAPMEQIIGASDRGLFPGEAAAHIEEVDNRVLQGETIEEEMVRPINNTAYIFHTIKVPLRNERGEITGLCGIARDVTERKHLESQLLQSQKMEAVGTLAGGVAHDFNNLLSAIMGYASLLQMKMEKDNPLYVYASHILTSSEKAATLTQSLLAFSRKQVINLRPVAINDTVEKLHRLLERLIPEDVEFRIRKSPERLIVMADPGQLDQVIMNLITNARDAMPRGGKLTITVERASVGGDFIVTHGYGKAGEYALIAISDTGIGMDQKVIDKIFEPFFTTKGVGRGTGLGLAIVYGIIKQHNGYIDVTSRPGEGSVFCVYLPLVWLEPADEEQTARVAGGTETILVAEDNTDLCELSVKVLEDHGYKVLAARDGAMALETFREHRDDISLVILDVVMPRMNGKEAFDAIRVLDPSVRVIFTSGYTDDIIEEKGVPDEKHDFLGKPITPATLLRKIREVLDRK; via the coding sequence ATGATGTTATCTTTGCCCGAAGGACCCGAGATCATTGTTGCACAATGTATGGATCGCCTGAAAAGGCTGACCGGCCATCATCGGGCAAACCTGAAGGAATCTGAATCCATGGCGGGTTCCCTCGTCAGAGCCCTCGCTGACAGCATGGAAACGGGACATCCCGGGAAATTCATGGATTCCGTCGACGGCCTGCGCAGATCCGGGGCGACCTCGAAAGGCGCCGCCTCTCTTCCCGGCATCATCGCGGTGATGGAAGAGATCGCAATGGAGTGGCGGCTCGATGCCCCGGAAACACGCTTCCTGTGGGGGCTGTTCCGGGACGCGCGCGGCAGGTGCGCCGCAAACCGCTCGAAGGGTCGCGAGGCAAAAGCGCCCGGATTCGCGGAATCGCTTCGTGTTCTGAAAAAGGAGATCAGGGAAAGAAGACGGGCGGAGAAAGAACTCAGGGAGAGCGAGCACAAGTTCAGGGACATCGCAGAACTGACGCCTCAGGTCATCTTCGAGCAGAATGCCGATGGGATTGTCACCTTTGCCAACAAGCAGGGCCTGGAACTCTTCGGCTATACCGAGGAAGACCTGCGAGAAGGCCGGGTTAGAGGAATGGACCTTTTCCCCGCAGACGAGCATGACGCTTTAAGGGAAAACCTCGCAAGGACCATTGCCGGCAAAAGGGAGCGCGCGGGGTACGAATATACGGCGCTGAGAAAGGACGGCTCCACCTTTCCCGCCATCATTTATACCACCGCCATCTTCAGGGATGCTGTATTTTCAGGTTTCCGCGGCATCCTCGTCGATATATCGGAATTGAGGAGCGCCGACCGGGAGCTTCGCGAGCGGGAGCGAAGGTTCAGGGACCTTGCCGAATCCATGCCTCAGGTCATCTTTGAAATGGACGAGAAAGGGACGATCACCTTTGCCAACAAGCAGGCCTTCACGATATTCGGTTACGATGAAGAAGACCTTGGCAGCGTCAATGCCTTTTCTCTGTTCACGAACGATGAGATTCCAAGGCTGAGGCTAAATCTGCAGAAGATAGCCGACGGCGGCCCGTCTACCGGCAATGAATACAGCGCGGTCAGAAAGGATGGCAGCTCATTCCCCGTCATTATACACGTGGCACGGGTCATGAAAGAAGACCGCGTCACCGGGTTCAGGGGCATCATCGTCGACATCACGGAGAGAAAACATGGGGAGGACAAACTAAGGGCCAGTGAAAGGAAATTCCGGGACATCGCCGAGCTCACGCCCCAGGTCATCTTCGAGATCGATACGAAGGGCAGCATCATCTTCGTCAACAAACTTGCCTATGAGTTCTTTGGATACAAGGACACCGATCTTCCTGCCGGATTCAACTGTTTCGACCACATGCTGCCCGAAGACCTCCCCAGGGCAATGGAGAATCTGCAGAAGGTGGCACGGGGCGGAGCGTCCATAGGCAACGAATATGCCGCCGTCAAGAAGGACGGTACCGTGTTTCCCGTCATCATTTACGCCACAAGGATCATGGATGAGGGTCGGCTCACCGGTTATCGCGGGATCATCATCGACATAACGGAGAGGAAGAAGGCCGAGGAAGAGCTTCGGCGCACCCACAAGGAGTTGGACGACCGCAACAGCTTCCTCAATGCCCTCCTTTCAGCAATTCCCACCCCGGTCTTCTACAAGGACAAGGAGGGACACTACCTCGGATGCAATCAGGCATTCACCGACCAGATGGGCTTCACATCCGATGCGATGAAGGGCAAGACCGTCACCGATCTCTGGTCTGAACATGCAGACGTTTCCCGGCGCAGGGATCACATGGTCATGGAAACCGGCCAGCCCCAGGTATACGAACGCGTGATCCGGGACAAGAACGGCAATCGACGCTCCGCCATATTCACCAAGAATGTCTATTGCTATGCCGACGGCAGTGTCGCCGGTATTGTCTGCTCGTTCATGGACGTCACCCAGCAGAAAAAGGCACAGCAGAGCCTCGAAGAGAGCGAAAAGATGTACCGGACATTTTTCGACTCAACAACTGATTTCGTCTTTCTCAAGGACGACAAACTCAACTATATCCTTGTAAACAAGCTATATCTCGACTTCTTCGGAAAGGGCGAGCCCGAGGTCCTCGGCTCCAGCGATTTCACCCTCATGCCCATCGAGGGGGCCGCCAGCCGTCACCGGACGGACCTGGAGGCGCTTGTATCCGATAGTGTGGTCGTGAGCAGGGAGGTCATGGGGGACAGGGTGTATGAGACCCTGAAGTTCCCCGTGGAGATAGCCCGGGGAAAGGTCGGGGTGGGCGGATTCATCCGTGACATAACGGAACGGACAAAGGTGGAGGAGGCCCTGAAACAGGGCGAAAAACGCCTCAGGCAGATAATAGACCTCGTCCCGCACTTCATCTTCGCAAAGGACGTCGACGGAAGGTTCATTCTTGCCAACAAGGCTGTTGCCGACACCTACGGCACAACGGTCGAAGGCCTGATCGGCAAGGGGGATGCGCGCTTCACCCCCACCGAGGAACAGGTCAGGCATTTCCGCAGCGACGATATGGAGGTTATCGCCCGGGGCACGAGAAAGCACATCCCCGAAGAGCCCATAACCGATTCACAGGGAAATGTCCGGTATATCCAGACCGTCAAGATCCCTTTCACCTTTTCGGGAACACAGACCCCCGCCCTTCTGGGGGTGTCCGTGGATATCACGGAACGCAAGACCGCCGAGCAGGCCTTGAAGGAGAGCGAGGAGCGCTGGCAGTTCGCCCTCGAGGGGGCAGGCGATGGCCTGTGGGACTGGAATATATTGACGGGCAAGGTCTATTTTTCCCGGCAGTGGAAGGAAATGATCGGCTTTGCTGACGATGAGATTGGCGATTCCATCGACGAATGGCGCGTGCGCTTACACCCTGACGACAGGGATGATGTGTATACAAAGCTCAGGAGCCATCTTGAAGGCGAATCACCCGTCTATATCAGTCAATACCGTTTCCTGTGCAAGGACGGCACCTACAAATGGATACTCGACAGGGGCAAGATCATGACCTGGAGCGAGGACGGCAAACCGCTTCGCATCATCGGAACTCACATGGACATCACGGAGCATAAGAAAACGGAGGAGCGGCTTCGTCTCGACGAATCCAGAACAGAGGCCCTCTTGAAGATCAACCAGATGGGTAACCAGCCCCTCGATGAGATAACCTCTTTTACCCTCGAGGAATCCATTCGGCTCACAAAGAGCGAACTCGGCTACCTCGCCTTTCTCAACGACGACGAATCGGTCCTCACCATGCATTCCTGGTCGAAAAAGACCATGGAAGAATGTCTTATTCAGAACAGGCCCATCATATATCCCCTGGAGACAACGGGGCTGTGGGGAGACCCTGTGCGCCGGCGCATGCAGCTCATCACCAATGATTATGATGAGCCGGGCCTCGCCAGGCGAGGCTGCCCTGAAGGCCATGTGAAGGTCAAGCGCCATCTGGGAGTCCCCATATTCGACGGAGAGAGGATCGTCGCCGTCATCGGTGTTGGCAACAAGGAGGAGGAATACGGCGAAACGGATATCAACCAGCTGAAGCTCATGGCGCAGGGCACGGTCAGGCTCCTCAAGCAAAAGGCGGCCCAGGAGGCCTTGAGCGTCTCCGAGTCCCGCCTGAGGGCAATCATCGACAGCGCAAAGGACGCCATTTTCATCAAGGACACAGATCAACGTTACATCGTGGCCAACAGGGCAATGTCGGAACTCTTCGGCGCCCCCATGGAGCAAATAATAGGCGCTTCCGACAGGGGCCTCTTTCCCGGGGAAGCCGCCGCCCACATCGAAGAGGTCGACAACCGCGTGCTCCAGGGAGAGACGATCGAGGAAGAGATGGTGCGGCCCATCAACAACACCGCATATATCTTCCACACCATCAAGGTTCCCCTGAGGAACGAACGGGGCGAGATAACAGGCCTGTGCGGTATTGCCCGCGACGTCACGGAGCGCAAGCATCTCGAATCACAGCTCCTGCAATCCCAGAAAATGGAAGCAGTGGGAACACTGGCCGGAGGCGTGGCCCATGATTTCAACAACCTTCTGAGCGCCATCATGGGGTATGCAAGCCTCCTGCAAATGAAAATGGAGAAGGACAACCCCCTTTATGTCTATGCTTCTCATATACTCACATCATCCGAAAAAGCGGCCACCCTTACCCAGAGCCTCCTGGCCTTCTCAAGAAAACAGGTCATCAACCTCAGGCCCGTGGCAATAAACGACACCGTGGAAAAACTCCACCGTCTCCTCGAGAGGCTCATACCGGAAGACGTGGAGTTCAGGATAAGAAAAAGTCCTGAAAGGCTTATCGTCATGGCCGACCCGGGCCAGCTCGACCAGGTCATCATGAACCTCATCACAAACGCCCGTGATGCGATGCCCCGGGGAGGAAAGCTGACGATCACTGTCGAACGCGCCTCCGTCGGCGGGGACTTCATAGTGACCCACGGTTACGGCAAGGCGGGAGAATATGCGCTTATCGCCATTTCGGACACGGGCATCGGCATGGACCAAAAGGTGATCGACAAGATCTTCGAGCCCTTCTTTACCACGAAGGGCGTGGGGCGGGGCACAGGGCTCGGGCTTGCCATAGTCTACGGGATCATCAAGCAGCACAACGGCTACATAGACGTGACAAGCCGACCAGGCGAAGGGAGCGTCTTTTGCGTGTACCTGCCCCTCGTGTGGCTGGAACCCGCAGACGAAGAACAGACCGCACGTGTCGCCGGCGGCACGGAAACCATCCTCGTCGCCGAGGACAACACCGACCTCTGCGAGCTTTCCGTGAAGGTCCTCGAAGACCATGGCTACAAGGTCCTCGCCGCGAGGGACGGCGCCATGGCCCTGGAAACCTTCCGAGAGCACAGGGACGATATATCCCTCGTCATTCTCGATGTGGTCATGCCGAGAATGAACGGGAAAGAAGCCTTCGACGCCATACGCGTCCTCGACCCCTCCGTGAGGGTCATATTCACAAGTGGATACACCGACGACATAATCGAAGAAAAAGGCGTACCCGACGAAAAGCACGACTTCCTCGGAAAACCCATAACCCCGGCAACCCTTCTCAGAAAGATACGGGAAGTGCTGGACAGGAAATGA